A genomic stretch from Canis lupus baileyi chromosome 3, mCanLup2.hap1, whole genome shotgun sequence includes:
- the CDH15 gene encoding cadherin-15 isoform X1 → MDVALLLALGLLAQSLGPSLGVPGRRRLSTLYPWHRAVVSGRVRRAWVIPPISVSENHKRLPYPLVQIKSDKQPLGSVIYSIQGPGVDEEPQGVFSIDKFTGKVFLNAMLDREKTDRFRLRAFALDLGGATLEEPTDLEIVVVDQNDNRPVFRQEAFMGRVLEGAVPGTYVTRAEATDADDPETDNAALRYSILEQGSPQLFSIDEHTGDIRTVQVGLDREVVAVYNLTLQVADMSGDGLTATASAIITLEDVNDNAPGFTQDEFFMEVTEAVSGVDVGRLEVQDRDLPGSPNWAARFTILEGDPNGQFTIRTDPKTNEGVLSVVKPLDYESCEQYDLRVAVQNEAPLQAAAPRAERGQARVSVRVQDVNEAPVFQENPLRTSLPEGVLPGTPVATFSAQDPDTEQLQRLSYSKDYDPEDWLQVDRATGRVQTQRVLSPASPFLKDGWYRAIILACDDASPPRTATGTLSVEILEVNDHAPELSLRSGSVCSEPGQGSGLLLGATDEDLPPHGAPFHFQLSPRVPELTQNWSLSQINVSHAQLRLRHQVREGLHRLSLLLRDSGQPPQQREQPLNVTVCRCGKDGACLPGATARRAGGAGISLGALVIVLASVILLLLLALPVALVARSRQQSGDKGFLHGLQDDLRDNILNYDEQGGGEEDQDAYDINQLRHPTELAALCRPPVRRDAPFSRGCPQAARVLPSSPANIADFINDGLEVADSDPSVPPYDTALIYDYEGDGSVAGTLSSILSSLGDEDQDYSCLWDWGPRFARLADLYGPP, encoded by the exons AGCCTGGGCCCTTCACTAGGGGTCCCTGGGCGGAGGAGGCTCAGTACCCTATACCCCTGGCACCGGGCAGTGGTGTCCGGCCGTGTGCGGAGAGCCTGGGTCATCCCCCCCATCAGCGTATCCGAGAACCACAAGCGCCTCCCGTATCCCCTGGTGCAG ATCAAATCGGACAAGCAGCCACTGGGCAGTGTCATCTACAGCATCCAGGGGCCCGGCGTGGATGAGGAGCCCCAGGGCGTGTTCTCCATTGACAAGTTCACCGGGAAGGTGTTCCTGAACGCCATGCTGGATCGGGAGAAGACAGACCGCTTCAGG TTAAGGGCCTTTGCTCTGGACCTCGGAGGAGCCACCCTAGAGGAGCCCACGGACCTGGAGATCGTGGTTGTGGATCAGAATGACAACCGGCCTGTCTTCCGGCAGGAGGCATTCATGGGCCGGGTGCTGGAAGGTGCCGTGCCAG GCACCTACGTGACCAGGGCTGAAGCCACAGATGCTGATGACCCGGAAACAGACAACGCAGCGCTGCGGTACTCCATCTTGGAGCAGGGCAGTCCCCAGCTGTTTAGCATCGATGAGCACACAGGGGACATACGCACCGTGCAAGTGGGCCTGGACCGGGAG GTGGTCGCCGTGTATAATCTGACCCTGCAGGTAGCGGACATGTCTGGAGACGGCCTCACTGCCACGGCCTCGGCCATCATCACTCTGGAGGATGTCAATGATAATGCACCCGGGTTCACCCAGGATGAG TTCTTCATGGAGGTCACCGAAGCTGTCAGCggagtggacgtggggcggctcGAGGTGCAGGACAGGGACCTGCCAGGATCCCCCAACTGGGCAGCCAGGTTCACCATCCTAGAGGGCGATCCCAATGGACAGTTCACTATCCGCACGGACCCTAAGACCAATGAGGGCGTGCTGTCAGTGGTGAAG cccctggACTACGAGAGTTGTGAGCAGTACGACCTCAGAGTGGCAGTGCAGAACGAGGCCCCCTTACAGGCAGCTGCCCCCAGGGCTGAGCGGGGCCAGGCCAGGGTCAGCGTACGGGTGCAGGATGTCAACGAGGCTCCCGTGTTCCAGGAGAACCCATTGCGGACCAGCCTGCCAGAGGGGGTGCTCCCCGGAACCCCCGTGGCCACCTTCTCTGCCCAAGACCCTGACACAGAGCAGCTGCAGAGGCTCAG CTACTCCAAGGACTACGACCCAGAGGACTGGCTGCAAGTGGACAGAGCCACGGGTCGGGTCCAGACCCAGCGAGTGCTCAGCCCAGCATCACCTTTCCTCAAGGATGGCTGGTACAGGGCCATTATCCTGGCTTGCGACGATG CCTCCCCACCCCGGACGGCCACTGGGACCCTGTCCGTTGAGATCCTGGAGGTCAATGACCATGCCCCTGAGCTGTCCCTCCGATCTGGTAGCGTGTGCAGCGAGCCAGGTCAGGGCTCTGGCCTTCTCCTGGGGGCCACAGATGAGGACCTGCCCCCCCACGGGGCCCCCTTCCACTTTCAGCTGAGTCCCCGAGTCCCAGAGCTTACCCAGAACTGGAGCCTCAGCCAGATTAATG TGAGCCACGCGCAGCTGCGGCTGCGACACCAGGTCCGGGAGGGTCTGCACCGCCTCAGCCTGTTGCTCCGAGACTCAGGGCAGCCGCCCCAGCAGCGTGAGCAGCCCCTGAACGTGACGGTGTGCCGCTGTGGCAAGGATGGTGCCTGTCTGCCAGGGGCCACTGCCCGGCGGGCAGGGGGCGCGGGCATCAGCCTAGGTGCCCTGGTCATCGTGCTGGCCAGTGTCATCCTGCTCCTCC TGCTGGCCCTGCCAGTGGCCCTCGTTGCAAGGTCCCGGCAGCAGTCTGGCGACAAGGGATTTCTGCATGGGCTGCAGGATGATCTGCGGGACAACATCCTCAACTACGATGAGCAAGGGGGCGGAGAGGAGGACCAG GATGCCTATGACATCAACCAGCTGCGCCACCCGACAGAGCTGGCAGCTCTGTGCCGGCCACCAGTGCGCCGAGATGCCCCGTTCAGCCGAGGGTGCCCCCAGGCCGCCCGCGTGCTGCCCAGCAGCCCTGCTAATATTGCTGACTTCATCAATGAT GGCTTGGAGGTGGCAGACAGTGACCCCAGCGTTCCACCCTATGACACCGCTCTCATCTATGACTATGAGGGGGACGGTTCTGTGGCAGGAACACTGAGCTCCATCCTGTCCAGCCTGGGGGATGAGGATCAAGACTACAGCTGCCTCTGGGACTGGGGTCCCCGCTTCGCCCGGCTGGCTGACCTGTACGGGCCCCCATGA
- the CDH15 gene encoding cadherin-15 isoform X2 encodes MDVALLLALGLLAQIKSDKQPLGSVIYSIQGPGVDEEPQGVFSIDKFTGKVFLNAMLDREKTDRFRLRAFALDLGGATLEEPTDLEIVVVDQNDNRPVFRQEAFMGRVLEGAVPGTYVTRAEATDADDPETDNAALRYSILEQGSPQLFSIDEHTGDIRTVQVGLDREVVAVYNLTLQVADMSGDGLTATASAIITLEDVNDNAPGFTQDEFFMEVTEAVSGVDVGRLEVQDRDLPGSPNWAARFTILEGDPNGQFTIRTDPKTNEGVLSVVKPLDYESCEQYDLRVAVQNEAPLQAAAPRAERGQARVSVRVQDVNEAPVFQENPLRTSLPEGVLPGTPVATFSAQDPDTEQLQRLSYSKDYDPEDWLQVDRATGRVQTQRVLSPASPFLKDGWYRAIILACDDASPPRTATGTLSVEILEVNDHAPELSLRSGSVCSEPGQGSGLLLGATDEDLPPHGAPFHFQLSPRVPELTQNWSLSQINVSHAQLRLRHQVREGLHRLSLLLRDSGQPPQQREQPLNVTVCRCGKDGACLPGATARRAGGAGISLGALVIVLASVILLLLLALPVALVARSRQQSGDKGFLHGLQDDLRDNILNYDEQGGGEEDQDAYDINQLRHPTELAALCRPPVRRDAPFSRGCPQAARVLPSSPANIADFINDGLEVADSDPSVPPYDTALIYDYEGDGSVAGTLSSILSSLGDEDQDYSCLWDWGPRFARLADLYGPP; translated from the exons ATCAAATCGGACAAGCAGCCACTGGGCAGTGTCATCTACAGCATCCAGGGGCCCGGCGTGGATGAGGAGCCCCAGGGCGTGTTCTCCATTGACAAGTTCACCGGGAAGGTGTTCCTGAACGCCATGCTGGATCGGGAGAAGACAGACCGCTTCAGG TTAAGGGCCTTTGCTCTGGACCTCGGAGGAGCCACCCTAGAGGAGCCCACGGACCTGGAGATCGTGGTTGTGGATCAGAATGACAACCGGCCTGTCTTCCGGCAGGAGGCATTCATGGGCCGGGTGCTGGAAGGTGCCGTGCCAG GCACCTACGTGACCAGGGCTGAAGCCACAGATGCTGATGACCCGGAAACAGACAACGCAGCGCTGCGGTACTCCATCTTGGAGCAGGGCAGTCCCCAGCTGTTTAGCATCGATGAGCACACAGGGGACATACGCACCGTGCAAGTGGGCCTGGACCGGGAG GTGGTCGCCGTGTATAATCTGACCCTGCAGGTAGCGGACATGTCTGGAGACGGCCTCACTGCCACGGCCTCGGCCATCATCACTCTGGAGGATGTCAATGATAATGCACCCGGGTTCACCCAGGATGAG TTCTTCATGGAGGTCACCGAAGCTGTCAGCggagtggacgtggggcggctcGAGGTGCAGGACAGGGACCTGCCAGGATCCCCCAACTGGGCAGCCAGGTTCACCATCCTAGAGGGCGATCCCAATGGACAGTTCACTATCCGCACGGACCCTAAGACCAATGAGGGCGTGCTGTCAGTGGTGAAG cccctggACTACGAGAGTTGTGAGCAGTACGACCTCAGAGTGGCAGTGCAGAACGAGGCCCCCTTACAGGCAGCTGCCCCCAGGGCTGAGCGGGGCCAGGCCAGGGTCAGCGTACGGGTGCAGGATGTCAACGAGGCTCCCGTGTTCCAGGAGAACCCATTGCGGACCAGCCTGCCAGAGGGGGTGCTCCCCGGAACCCCCGTGGCCACCTTCTCTGCCCAAGACCCTGACACAGAGCAGCTGCAGAGGCTCAG CTACTCCAAGGACTACGACCCAGAGGACTGGCTGCAAGTGGACAGAGCCACGGGTCGGGTCCAGACCCAGCGAGTGCTCAGCCCAGCATCACCTTTCCTCAAGGATGGCTGGTACAGGGCCATTATCCTGGCTTGCGACGATG CCTCCCCACCCCGGACGGCCACTGGGACCCTGTCCGTTGAGATCCTGGAGGTCAATGACCATGCCCCTGAGCTGTCCCTCCGATCTGGTAGCGTGTGCAGCGAGCCAGGTCAGGGCTCTGGCCTTCTCCTGGGGGCCACAGATGAGGACCTGCCCCCCCACGGGGCCCCCTTCCACTTTCAGCTGAGTCCCCGAGTCCCAGAGCTTACCCAGAACTGGAGCCTCAGCCAGATTAATG TGAGCCACGCGCAGCTGCGGCTGCGACACCAGGTCCGGGAGGGTCTGCACCGCCTCAGCCTGTTGCTCCGAGACTCAGGGCAGCCGCCCCAGCAGCGTGAGCAGCCCCTGAACGTGACGGTGTGCCGCTGTGGCAAGGATGGTGCCTGTCTGCCAGGGGCCACTGCCCGGCGGGCAGGGGGCGCGGGCATCAGCCTAGGTGCCCTGGTCATCGTGCTGGCCAGTGTCATCCTGCTCCTCC TGCTGGCCCTGCCAGTGGCCCTCGTTGCAAGGTCCCGGCAGCAGTCTGGCGACAAGGGATTTCTGCATGGGCTGCAGGATGATCTGCGGGACAACATCCTCAACTACGATGAGCAAGGGGGCGGAGAGGAGGACCAG GATGCCTATGACATCAACCAGCTGCGCCACCCGACAGAGCTGGCAGCTCTGTGCCGGCCACCAGTGCGCCGAGATGCCCCGTTCAGCCGAGGGTGCCCCCAGGCCGCCCGCGTGCTGCCCAGCAGCCCTGCTAATATTGCTGACTTCATCAATGAT GGCTTGGAGGTGGCAGACAGTGACCCCAGCGTTCCACCCTATGACACCGCTCTCATCTATGACTATGAGGGGGACGGTTCTGTGGCAGGAACACTGAGCTCCATCCTGTCCAGCCTGGGGGATGAGGATCAAGACTACAGCTGCCTCTGGGACTGGGGTCCCCGCTTCGCCCGGCTGGCTGACCTGTACGGGCCCCCATGA
- the SLC22A31 gene encoding LOW QUALITY PROTEIN: putative solute carrier family 22 member 31 (The sequence of the model RefSeq protein was modified relative to this genomic sequence to represent the inferred CDS: deleted 1 base in 1 codon): MSHLLGWLLGCVLLGTGCDWFGRRPVFVASLVLATGLGVSEALAASFPALLALRLLHGGALAGFSLALYVARLELCDPPNRLVFSAAAGLFSVLGTLLLPGLALLAQDWRLLQGLSALVTGLLLLFWGFPALFPESPCWLLATGQPARARRILWHLAEAGGEDPEDSPEEESSLATELDMLGAGSPQPQYHSILELWHTCVAWRDGLILGFSSLICGGIRASFLHSLTPREPAFYQPYFLGAGLEAVATLLLLLMGDRWGRRPVLLLGTLVMGLASLLLLAGTQYLPGWTVVSLSVLGLLASQAMSALSSLLAAEVLPTVIRGAGLGLVLGAGFLGQAAAPLADLHGRHGFFLHHVVSASFAVLALLCILLLPESQGHPLPASLQDADRLSLLHGGHPCRAPLDHLPLLPASHQLAGTPQDQEG; this comes from the exons ATGAGCCACCTCCTAGGCTGGCTGCTGGGCTGCGTCCTGCTGGGCACGGGCTGTGACTG GTTTGGACGTCGGCCTGTGTTCGTGGCCTCCCTGGTGCTGGCCACGGGCCTGGGGGTCAGTGAGGCCCTGGCTGCCAGCTTTCCTGCCCTGCTGGCTCTGAGGCTGCTGCACGGGGGGGCCTTGGCAGGCTTTTCCCTTGCCCTCTACGTGGCTC GCTTGGAGCTGTGTGAC CCCCCCAACCGCCTGGTATTCTCCGCGGCAGCTGGCCTCTTCTCGGTGCTGGGCACTCTGCTGCTGCCGGGCCTAGCCCTGCTCGCACAGGACTGGCGCCTTCTGCAGGGGCTGAGCGCCCTGGTAACAGGACTCTTGCTGCTCTTTTGGGG GTTCCCAGCCCTGTTCCCTGAGTCTCCCTGCTGGCTGCTGGCCACAGGACAGCCAGCCCGAGCCAGGAGGATCCTGTGGCATTTGGCAGAAGCTGGGGGTGAGGACCCCGAGGACAGCCCGGAGGAGGAGAGCTCCCTGGCTACAG AACTGGACATGCTGGGTGCAGGGAGCCCTCAGCCCCAGTACCACTCCATCCTGGAGCTCTGGCACACCTGTGTCGCCTGGAGAGATGGACTCATCCTGGGCTTCAGTTC gCTGATCTGTGGGGGCATCAGAGCCAGCTTCCTGCACAGCCTGACCCCGAGGGAGCCCGCCTTCTACCAGCCCTACTTCCTGGGCGCTGGCCTGGAGGCTGTAGCCACCTTGTTGCTGCTGCTCATGGGGGACCGCTGGGGGCGACGCCCGGTCCTATTGCTGGGCACCCTGGTCATGGGCCTGGCATCCCTGCTGCTCCTTGCTGGGACCCAGT ACTTGCCAGGCTGGACTGTGGTGTCCCTCTCTGTCCTgggcctcctggcctcccagGCCATGTCTGCACTCAGTAGCCTCTTAGCGGCAGAGGTGCTCCCCACCGTCATCAG GGGGGCCGGGCTGGGCCTCGTGCTGGGGGCTGGCTTCCTGGGCCAGGCAGCTGCCCCCCTGGCCGACCTGCACGGCCGGCACGGCTTCTTCCTGCACCACGTAGTCTCTGCGTCCTTTGCCGTCCTCGCCCTGCTGTGCATCCTGCTGCTGCCTGAGAGCCAGGGCCACCCACTGCCTGCGTCACTGCAGGACGCTGACCGCCTGTCCCTGCTCCACGGGGGCCACCCCTGCCGGGCCCCCCTGGACCACCTGCCACTGCTGCCAGCCTCCCACCAGCTGGCAGGGACGCCACAGGACCAGGAGGGCTGA